The Acinetobacter sp. 10FS3-1 nucleotide sequence ACAGTCATACCTAAGGCGTTAGCAACGCCTTGCCCATAAGCTGGATCGCAAGCATAACAGTTGCGGATATGACGGTATTTGATGAAATCTAGCGCATCACCCATCGCTGCGGCCGTGTTATTAAACAGGGCCTGTTTCTGCTCATCATTCATCAAATTGAACAGGGCACGTGGCTGGCTGAAGTAATCATTGTCATCTTCACGGAAGTCCCAGAAATCAGCATCACCGGTAATCTTTAATGCTGGTTCTTTAAACTGAGGTTGTTCCTGCCACTGGTTAAAACTGTTCGGTTCATAATGTGGCAATGAACCATAGTTGCCATCCATGCGGCCCTGACCATCACGACGATTAGAGTTTACAGGGCAGCGTGCAGCATTGACCGGAACCTGTGAATGATTTACACCAACACGGTAACGCGCTGCGTCGGCATAGTTCACTAAACGTGCCTGTAACATACGGTCCGGTGAGTAGCTGATGCCCGGTACAAGATTACTAGGTGCAAAGGCTGCCTGTTCTACATCCTGGAAATAGTTTTCCGGATTGCGGTTCAGCTCAAATTCACCGACTTCAATCAGTGGATAATCGCCCTTCGGCCAGACTTTGGTCAGGTCAAATGGATGATAAGGCACTGTTTCGGCTTCCAGTTCTGGCATGACTTGAACGTACATTTTCCATTTTGGATAGTCGCCACGTTCGATGGCATCAAACAGGTCGGTCTGGCTGCTTTCACGGTCTTTGGCAATCAAGTCTGCTGCTTCAGCATCGGTCAGGTTCTGGATGCCTTGCTGGGTACGCATATGGAATTTCACCCAGAAGCGTTCATTTTGGGCATTGATAAAACTGAAGGTATGGCTGCCAAAACCATGCATATGACGGTAGCCAGCAGGAATACCGCGATCCGACATCACAATGGTCACCTGATGCAAGGCTTCAGGCAATAATGTCCAGAAATCCCAGTTATTGGTGGCACTGCGCTTGTTGGTTTTCGGGTCACGTTTGACTGCTTTATTCAGGTCAGGGAACTTGCGGGCATCCCGTAGGAAAAATACCGGAGTATTGTTGCCAACTAGATCCCAGTTGCCTTCTTCAGTATAGAATTTCAGGGCAAAACCGCGAATATCACGTTCTGCATCGGCCGCACCACGTTCACCCGCCACCGTTGAGAAACGCGCAAACATTTCGGTTTTTTTGCCGACTTCAGAGAAAATTTTAGCGCGGCTATATTGGGTAATATCATTGGTCACGGTAAAGGTACCGAAAGCACCTGAACCTTTGGCATGCATACGACGCTCTGGAATCACTTCACGGACAAAGTTGGCCAGTTTTTCATTCAACCATAAATCCTGGGCAAGTAAAGGTCCACGCGCACCTGCCGTCATACTGTTCTGATTGTCGACCACAGGGGCACCAGCTTCAGTAGTCAGGTGGGTAACAGGACATTTTTTAGGGTCTTGACTCATACTATTAACTCCCGTTTCTTTTAATTTAAATTTCCTACAGAAATTTAAGATTTTCAATCCTATCTTACCCTTTACTTGCTTATTAAAATATTAAACTAAGGATATTTTTAAAAATTTATAGCCAACTGATTTAACATAAAATCTCTTATACGAAGTCAAAAAATTAGCCCCATACCCATATTGGATAGGAGCTATGTGGAAAAAAATATTGTGAATTTGATAAGAAAAACAGAACCCTCTAATTCTTCTTTTAGTTCTTTTTATAAGTAAGAATTAGAGAGCTAATTTTCTTCGCTGTGGCGTTTTATAGTTATTGTTCTGAGGCTGATTAAAGCATCTATTGATTAAATAATCACCACATTTTATTACAAACCCGAC carries:
- a CDS encoding catalase, with the translated sequence MSQDPKKCPVTHLTTEAGAPVVDNQNSMTAGARGPLLAQDLWLNEKLANFVREVIPERRMHAKGSGAFGTFTVTNDITQYSRAKIFSEVGKKTEMFARFSTVAGERGAADAERDIRGFALKFYTEEGNWDLVGNNTPVFFLRDARKFPDLNKAVKRDPKTNKRSATNNWDFWTLLPEALHQVTIVMSDRGIPAGYRHMHGFGSHTFSFINAQNERFWVKFHMRTQQGIQNLTDAEAADLIAKDRESSQTDLFDAIERGDYPKWKMYVQVMPELEAETVPYHPFDLTKVWPKGDYPLIEVGEFELNRNPENYFQDVEQAAFAPSNLVPGISYSPDRMLQARLVNYADAARYRVGVNHSQVPVNAARCPVNSNRRDGQGRMDGNYGSLPHYEPNSFNQWQEQPQFKEPALKITGDADFWDFREDDNDYFSQPRALFNLMNDEQKQALFNNTAAAMGDALDFIKYRHIRNCYACDPAYGQGVANALGMTVADAQAARETDPAKGLPSFL